A single genomic interval of Sceloporus undulatus isolate JIND9_A2432 ecotype Alabama chromosome 2, SceUnd_v1.1, whole genome shotgun sequence harbors:
- the ACAD9 gene encoding complex I assembly factor ACAD9, mitochondrial isoform X2, whose translation MSRLGLLFRAARSALPSGARHLRTGCPRPAFAKELFLGSFPKEEVFPYPEISNEELEEINQFVGPVEKFFREEVDSKKIDHDAKIPQETLDGLKNLGLFGMQIPEEYGGLGLSNTMYARLGEITSLDGAIAVTLAAHQAIGLKGILIAGTKEQKKKYLPKLASGEYIAAFCLTEPGSGSDAASIQSRATLSEDGKNFILNGSKIWISNGGIADIFTVFAKTEVVDKDGAVKDKITAFIVERAFGGVTHGKPEDKLGIRGSNTCELHFENTKIPMENVIGEVGGGFKVAMNILNSGRFSMGSASAGMIKKLIEMTAEYACTRKQFNKKLSEFGLIQEKFALMARKAYVMESMAYLTAGMMDKPGVPDCSVEAAMVKVFSSEGAWTCVSEALQILGGLGYMKDYPYERYLRDSRILLIFEGTNEILRMYIALTGMQYAGKILTEKIKEIKKGNVSVALNIFVNKFRDSIGRKVDLGLVGKDGVVHPSLETIVDEQMVLKRVADILINLYAMTAVISRASRSISIGLRNHDHEVLLTNIFCTEAGFQNNYAMAELEKFAPENMDDSIKKVAKQVLEKRSYICSHPLDRTF comes from the exons atGAGCCGCCTGGGTCTCCTCTTTCGGGCGGCGAGGTCTGCGCTGCCCTCCGGGGCCAGGCATCTCCGCACCGGCTGCCCTCGGCCCGCCTTCGCCAAGGAGCTCTTCCTGGGGAGCTTCCCAAAG GAGGAGGTTTTTCCATATCCTGAAATTAGCAATGAAGAATTGGAAGAAATCAATCAGTTTGTGGGGCCAGTGGAAAAATTCTTCAGAGAAGAAG TGGATTCTAAGAAAATTGACCATGATGCTAAAATTCCACAAGAAACTCTTGATGGACTGAAGAACCTGGGGCTCTTCGGCATGCAGATTCCAGAGGAGTATG gtggCCTTGGTCTTTCAAATACAATGTATGCACGTTTAGGAGAAATCACTTCTCTGGATGGGGCTATTGCAGTAACTTTGGCAGCTCACCAAGCTATAGGGCTAAAG GGGATCCTTATTGCAGGCACTaaggaacaaaagaaaaagtATCTACCCAAACTGGCTTCGGGGGAGTACATTGCAGCATTTTGTCTCACTGAACCAGGAAG TGGAAGTGATGCTGCTTCCATCCAGAGCAGGGCTACTTTGAGTGAAGATGGGAAAAATTTCATATTAAATGGCTCAAAG ATATGGATCTCAAATGGTGGTATTGCAGATATCTTTACTGTGTTTGCAAAAACAGAGGTTGTTGACAAAGATGGTGCAGTAAAAGATAAAATCACTGCTTTCATTGTGGAAAGAGCTTTTGGTGGAGTAACTCACGGAAAACCAGAGGACAAGCTGGGCATTCGAGGATCTAATA CTTGTGAACTTCACTTTGAAAATACAAAAATTCCTATGGAGAATGTTATTGGAGAAGTTGGAGGAGGATTTAAG GTTGCTATGAATATCCTAAACAGTGGAAGATTTAGCATGGGCAGTGCGTCTGCTGGAATGATTAAAAAATTGATTG AAATGACAGCAGAGTATGCTTGTACAAGGAAACAGTTTAATAAGAAGCTGAGTGAATTTGGATTAATTCAG gaaaagtttGCCCTTATGGCTCGGAAAGCATATGTGATGGAAAGCATGGCCTACCTCACTGCAGGAATGATGGACAAACCAGGGGTCCCTGACTGCTCAGTTGAAGCTGCCATGGTTAAA GTGTTTAGTTCTGAAGGTGCTTGGACTTGTGTAAGTGAAGCTTTACAAATTCTTGGAGGCCTTGGCTACATGAAAGACTATCCATATGAACGGTATCTCCGGGATAGCAGAATACTTCTGATTTTTGag GGAACAAATGAAATTCTGCGAATGTATATTGCTTTGACAGGCATGCAGTATGCAGGCAAAATCTTAACTGAAAAAATAAA GGAAATTAAGAAGGGGAATGTGAGTGTGGCATTGAACATATTTGTGAACAAGTTCCGTGACAGCATAGGTAGAAAAGTAGATCTAGGATTAGTTGGAAAAGATGGAGTGGTGCATCCCAGTCTCGAA ACTATTGTAGATGAGCAGATGGTTCTTAAAAGAGTGGCAGACATCCTCATTAATCTGTATGCAATGACAGCAGTCATATCCAGAGCTAGTCGATCTATCAGCATTGGTTTGCGTAACCATGATCATGAG GTACTGCTTACAAATATTTTTTGTACTGAAGCTGGTTTCCAGAATAATTATGCAATGGCAGAACTGGAAAAAT TTGCTCCTGAGAACATGGATGACAGTATTAAAAAAGTGGCAAAGCAAGTGCTGGAAAAAAGATCCTATATTTGTTCCCATCCACTCGATAGAACATTCTGA
- the ACAD9 gene encoding complex I assembly factor ACAD9, mitochondrial isoform X3: MSRLGLLFRAARSALPSGARHLRTGCPRPAFAKELFLGSFPKEEVFPYPEISNEELEEINQFVGPVEKFFREEVDSKKIDHDAKIPQETLDGLKNLGLFGMQIPEEYGGLGLSNTMYARLGEITSLDGAIAVTLAAHQAIGLKGILIAGTKEQKKKYLPKLASGEYIAAFCLTEPGSGSDAASIQSRATLSEDGKNFILNGSKIWISNGGIADIFTVFAKTEVVDKDGAVKDKITAFIVERAFGGVTHGKPEDKLGIRGSNTCELHFENTKIPMENVIGEVGGGFKVAMNILNSGRFSMGSASAGMIKKLIEMTAEYACTRKQFNKKLSEFGLIQEKFALMARKAYVMESMAYLTAGMMDKPGVPDCSVEAAMVKVFSSEGAWTCVSEALQILGGLGYMKDYPYERYLRDSRILLIFEGTNEILRMYIALTGMQYAGKILTEKIKEIKKGNVSVALNIFVNKFRDSIGRKVDLGLVGKDGVVHPSLEESAKKLEQNVYYFGVTVEGLLRRFGKEWL; the protein is encoded by the exons atGAGCCGCCTGGGTCTCCTCTTTCGGGCGGCGAGGTCTGCGCTGCCCTCCGGGGCCAGGCATCTCCGCACCGGCTGCCCTCGGCCCGCCTTCGCCAAGGAGCTCTTCCTGGGGAGCTTCCCAAAG GAGGAGGTTTTTCCATATCCTGAAATTAGCAATGAAGAATTGGAAGAAATCAATCAGTTTGTGGGGCCAGTGGAAAAATTCTTCAGAGAAGAAG TGGATTCTAAGAAAATTGACCATGATGCTAAAATTCCACAAGAAACTCTTGATGGACTGAAGAACCTGGGGCTCTTCGGCATGCAGATTCCAGAGGAGTATG gtggCCTTGGTCTTTCAAATACAATGTATGCACGTTTAGGAGAAATCACTTCTCTGGATGGGGCTATTGCAGTAACTTTGGCAGCTCACCAAGCTATAGGGCTAAAG GGGATCCTTATTGCAGGCACTaaggaacaaaagaaaaagtATCTACCCAAACTGGCTTCGGGGGAGTACATTGCAGCATTTTGTCTCACTGAACCAGGAAG TGGAAGTGATGCTGCTTCCATCCAGAGCAGGGCTACTTTGAGTGAAGATGGGAAAAATTTCATATTAAATGGCTCAAAG ATATGGATCTCAAATGGTGGTATTGCAGATATCTTTACTGTGTTTGCAAAAACAGAGGTTGTTGACAAAGATGGTGCAGTAAAAGATAAAATCACTGCTTTCATTGTGGAAAGAGCTTTTGGTGGAGTAACTCACGGAAAACCAGAGGACAAGCTGGGCATTCGAGGATCTAATA CTTGTGAACTTCACTTTGAAAATACAAAAATTCCTATGGAGAATGTTATTGGAGAAGTTGGAGGAGGATTTAAG GTTGCTATGAATATCCTAAACAGTGGAAGATTTAGCATGGGCAGTGCGTCTGCTGGAATGATTAAAAAATTGATTG AAATGACAGCAGAGTATGCTTGTACAAGGAAACAGTTTAATAAGAAGCTGAGTGAATTTGGATTAATTCAG gaaaagtttGCCCTTATGGCTCGGAAAGCATATGTGATGGAAAGCATGGCCTACCTCACTGCAGGAATGATGGACAAACCAGGGGTCCCTGACTGCTCAGTTGAAGCTGCCATGGTTAAA GTGTTTAGTTCTGAAGGTGCTTGGACTTGTGTAAGTGAAGCTTTACAAATTCTTGGAGGCCTTGGCTACATGAAAGACTATCCATATGAACGGTATCTCCGGGATAGCAGAATACTTCTGATTTTTGag GGAACAAATGAAATTCTGCGAATGTATATTGCTTTGACAGGCATGCAGTATGCAGGCAAAATCTTAACTGAAAAAATAAA GGAAATTAAGAAGGGGAATGTGAGTGTGGCATTGAACATATTTGTGAACAAGTTCCGTGACAGCATAGGTAGAAAAGTAGATCTAGGATTAGTTGGAAAAGATGGAGTGGTGCATCCCAGTCTCGAA GAAAGTGCCAAGAAACTTGAgcaaaatgtttattattttggCGTTACTGTTGAAGGCTTGCTGAGAAGGTTTGGCAAG GAATGGCTTTAA
- the ACAD9 gene encoding complex I assembly factor ACAD9, mitochondrial isoform X1: MSRLGLLFRAARSALPSGARHLRTGCPRPAFAKELFLGSFPKEEVFPYPEISNEELEEINQFVGPVEKFFREEVDSKKIDHDAKIPQETLDGLKNLGLFGMQIPEEYGGLGLSNTMYARLGEITSLDGAIAVTLAAHQAIGLKGILIAGTKEQKKKYLPKLASGEYIAAFCLTEPGSGSDAASIQSRATLSEDGKNFILNGSKIWISNGGIADIFTVFAKTEVVDKDGAVKDKITAFIVERAFGGVTHGKPEDKLGIRGSNTCELHFENTKIPMENVIGEVGGGFKVAMNILNSGRFSMGSASAGMIKKLIEMTAEYACTRKQFNKKLSEFGLIQEKFALMARKAYVMESMAYLTAGMMDKPGVPDCSVEAAMVKVFSSEGAWTCVSEALQILGGLGYMKDYPYERYLRDSRILLIFEGTNEILRMYIALTGMQYAGKILTEKIKEIKKGNVSVALNIFVNKFRDSIGRKVDLGLVGKDGVVHPSLEESAKKLEQNVYYFGVTVEGLLRRFGKTIVDEQMVLKRVADILINLYAMTAVISRASRSISIGLRNHDHEVLLTNIFCTEAGFQNNYAMAELEKFAPENMDDSIKKVAKQVLEKRSYICSHPLDRTF; the protein is encoded by the exons atGAGCCGCCTGGGTCTCCTCTTTCGGGCGGCGAGGTCTGCGCTGCCCTCCGGGGCCAGGCATCTCCGCACCGGCTGCCCTCGGCCCGCCTTCGCCAAGGAGCTCTTCCTGGGGAGCTTCCCAAAG GAGGAGGTTTTTCCATATCCTGAAATTAGCAATGAAGAATTGGAAGAAATCAATCAGTTTGTGGGGCCAGTGGAAAAATTCTTCAGAGAAGAAG TGGATTCTAAGAAAATTGACCATGATGCTAAAATTCCACAAGAAACTCTTGATGGACTGAAGAACCTGGGGCTCTTCGGCATGCAGATTCCAGAGGAGTATG gtggCCTTGGTCTTTCAAATACAATGTATGCACGTTTAGGAGAAATCACTTCTCTGGATGGGGCTATTGCAGTAACTTTGGCAGCTCACCAAGCTATAGGGCTAAAG GGGATCCTTATTGCAGGCACTaaggaacaaaagaaaaagtATCTACCCAAACTGGCTTCGGGGGAGTACATTGCAGCATTTTGTCTCACTGAACCAGGAAG TGGAAGTGATGCTGCTTCCATCCAGAGCAGGGCTACTTTGAGTGAAGATGGGAAAAATTTCATATTAAATGGCTCAAAG ATATGGATCTCAAATGGTGGTATTGCAGATATCTTTACTGTGTTTGCAAAAACAGAGGTTGTTGACAAAGATGGTGCAGTAAAAGATAAAATCACTGCTTTCATTGTGGAAAGAGCTTTTGGTGGAGTAACTCACGGAAAACCAGAGGACAAGCTGGGCATTCGAGGATCTAATA CTTGTGAACTTCACTTTGAAAATACAAAAATTCCTATGGAGAATGTTATTGGAGAAGTTGGAGGAGGATTTAAG GTTGCTATGAATATCCTAAACAGTGGAAGATTTAGCATGGGCAGTGCGTCTGCTGGAATGATTAAAAAATTGATTG AAATGACAGCAGAGTATGCTTGTACAAGGAAACAGTTTAATAAGAAGCTGAGTGAATTTGGATTAATTCAG gaaaagtttGCCCTTATGGCTCGGAAAGCATATGTGATGGAAAGCATGGCCTACCTCACTGCAGGAATGATGGACAAACCAGGGGTCCCTGACTGCTCAGTTGAAGCTGCCATGGTTAAA GTGTTTAGTTCTGAAGGTGCTTGGACTTGTGTAAGTGAAGCTTTACAAATTCTTGGAGGCCTTGGCTACATGAAAGACTATCCATATGAACGGTATCTCCGGGATAGCAGAATACTTCTGATTTTTGag GGAACAAATGAAATTCTGCGAATGTATATTGCTTTGACAGGCATGCAGTATGCAGGCAAAATCTTAACTGAAAAAATAAA GGAAATTAAGAAGGGGAATGTGAGTGTGGCATTGAACATATTTGTGAACAAGTTCCGTGACAGCATAGGTAGAAAAGTAGATCTAGGATTAGTTGGAAAAGATGGAGTGGTGCATCCCAGTCTCGAA GAAAGTGCCAAGAAACTTGAgcaaaatgtttattattttggCGTTACTGTTGAAGGCTTGCTGAGAAGGTTTGGCAAG ACTATTGTAGATGAGCAGATGGTTCTTAAAAGAGTGGCAGACATCCTCATTAATCTGTATGCAATGACAGCAGTCATATCCAGAGCTAGTCGATCTATCAGCATTGGTTTGCGTAACCATGATCATGAG GTACTGCTTACAAATATTTTTTGTACTGAAGCTGGTTTCCAGAATAATTATGCAATGGCAGAACTGGAAAAAT TTGCTCCTGAGAACATGGATGACAGTATTAAAAAAGTGGCAAAGCAAGTGCTGGAAAAAAGATCCTATATTTGTTCCCATCCACTCGATAGAACATTCTGA
- the ACAD9 gene encoding complex I assembly factor ACAD9, mitochondrial isoform X4 translates to MQIPEEYGGLGLSNTMYARLGEITSLDGAIAVTLAAHQAIGLKGILIAGTKEQKKKYLPKLASGEYIAAFCLTEPGSGSDAASIQSRATLSEDGKNFILNGSKIWISNGGIADIFTVFAKTEVVDKDGAVKDKITAFIVERAFGGVTHGKPEDKLGIRGSNTCELHFENTKIPMENVIGEVGGGFKVAMNILNSGRFSMGSASAGMIKKLIEMTAEYACTRKQFNKKLSEFGLIQEKFALMARKAYVMESMAYLTAGMMDKPGVPDCSVEAAMVKVFSSEGAWTCVSEALQILGGLGYMKDYPYERYLRDSRILLIFEGTNEILRMYIALTGMQYAGKILTEKIKEIKKGNVSVALNIFVNKFRDSIGRKVDLGLVGKDGVVHPSLEESAKKLEQNVYYFGVTVEGLLRRFGKTIVDEQMVLKRVADILINLYAMTAVISRASRSISIGLRNHDHEVLLTNIFCTEAGFQNNYAMAELEKFAPENMDDSIKKVAKQVLEKRSYICSHPLDRTF, encoded by the exons ATGCAGATTCCAGAGGAGTATG gtggCCTTGGTCTTTCAAATACAATGTATGCACGTTTAGGAGAAATCACTTCTCTGGATGGGGCTATTGCAGTAACTTTGGCAGCTCACCAAGCTATAGGGCTAAAG GGGATCCTTATTGCAGGCACTaaggaacaaaagaaaaagtATCTACCCAAACTGGCTTCGGGGGAGTACATTGCAGCATTTTGTCTCACTGAACCAGGAAG TGGAAGTGATGCTGCTTCCATCCAGAGCAGGGCTACTTTGAGTGAAGATGGGAAAAATTTCATATTAAATGGCTCAAAG ATATGGATCTCAAATGGTGGTATTGCAGATATCTTTACTGTGTTTGCAAAAACAGAGGTTGTTGACAAAGATGGTGCAGTAAAAGATAAAATCACTGCTTTCATTGTGGAAAGAGCTTTTGGTGGAGTAACTCACGGAAAACCAGAGGACAAGCTGGGCATTCGAGGATCTAATA CTTGTGAACTTCACTTTGAAAATACAAAAATTCCTATGGAGAATGTTATTGGAGAAGTTGGAGGAGGATTTAAG GTTGCTATGAATATCCTAAACAGTGGAAGATTTAGCATGGGCAGTGCGTCTGCTGGAATGATTAAAAAATTGATTG AAATGACAGCAGAGTATGCTTGTACAAGGAAACAGTTTAATAAGAAGCTGAGTGAATTTGGATTAATTCAG gaaaagtttGCCCTTATGGCTCGGAAAGCATATGTGATGGAAAGCATGGCCTACCTCACTGCAGGAATGATGGACAAACCAGGGGTCCCTGACTGCTCAGTTGAAGCTGCCATGGTTAAA GTGTTTAGTTCTGAAGGTGCTTGGACTTGTGTAAGTGAAGCTTTACAAATTCTTGGAGGCCTTGGCTACATGAAAGACTATCCATATGAACGGTATCTCCGGGATAGCAGAATACTTCTGATTTTTGag GGAACAAATGAAATTCTGCGAATGTATATTGCTTTGACAGGCATGCAGTATGCAGGCAAAATCTTAACTGAAAAAATAAA GGAAATTAAGAAGGGGAATGTGAGTGTGGCATTGAACATATTTGTGAACAAGTTCCGTGACAGCATAGGTAGAAAAGTAGATCTAGGATTAGTTGGAAAAGATGGAGTGGTGCATCCCAGTCTCGAA GAAAGTGCCAAGAAACTTGAgcaaaatgtttattattttggCGTTACTGTTGAAGGCTTGCTGAGAAGGTTTGGCAAG ACTATTGTAGATGAGCAGATGGTTCTTAAAAGAGTGGCAGACATCCTCATTAATCTGTATGCAATGACAGCAGTCATATCCAGAGCTAGTCGATCTATCAGCATTGGTTTGCGTAACCATGATCATGAG GTACTGCTTACAAATATTTTTTGTACTGAAGCTGGTTTCCAGAATAATTATGCAATGGCAGAACTGGAAAAAT TTGCTCCTGAGAACATGGATGACAGTATTAAAAAAGTGGCAAAGCAAGTGCTGGAAAAAAGATCCTATATTTGTTCCCATCCACTCGATAGAACATTCTGA